The DNA segment ATGATCAGCAAAATGGAAGGCGCAGGCCTTTTTTTAGGGATGTTCGACGATCTGATGCTTGAAGTGATCAACACTTCGATAGGCATGCAGGATGCTTTACTTCTATACACTGATGGCGCAATTGAGCTTGTCAACCAGCAGGACGAGGAATACGGGATAGATAAACTCAAGTTGACTTTCCAGGAGTCACTCAGCGAAATAATGGTCAATTCCGTCTGCCAAGTTTTCAGTCAGATCGAGAATTTCAAGGGAACCGGCGACTGGTTTGATGATGTCACCCTGATTGGAATCCGCAGAAGTCCTTTCACCATACGTGAAGCAGCCTTTAGTTCAGATTACCATGAATTAAGATCTTTCAGCTGCAATCTTCAGAAGGAGCTGGAAACAGAATATCCCGACATCATCCAGAGCGAAGACTGTTACAATCTGCGTCTGATCGTGGATGAACTCGTGACCAACGCCATTCAGCACGGAAACAAGAAAGATCCAAACAGGAAAGTTAAAATAACCTGTAAATCGGACCACAGGGGAATCCATCTCATTGTCTGCGACGAGGGGGATGGATTCAACTGGCAGGAAGAAATGAGGCAGGCGCAAGTAATTAATATTTACAAGACCCGGGACAGGGGTATGCTGATCTGCCTGAATCTATCTGAGTCATTCTACTACAGTAAAAAGGGGAATGAAGCTCACTTGGCACTATACTGGAGAAAATATGAAAAAAATCTTACTGGTTGACGATGAAATTCATATCCTGAATATCCTCAAGTTCAATCTCGCCAAGAAGGGATATGATGTCGTCACTGCCGGAGACGGAGCCAAGGCTCTGGAGATTCTTGCGGGATTGATTCCTGACTTGCTGATCATCGATGTGATGATGCCGAAGATGACAGGTTTCGACGTCTGCAGGGAAATGCGGAAGGACCAGAGATTAGCCGAGGTTCCGATCGTCATGCTCTCTGCCAAAAGCCAGAAGGAAGATCTGGCCAGGGGAGAGGAAGTTGGTGTGAGTGCATACCTGACCAAACCGTTCAGCCCGATTGCCCTGTTGAACAAGGTGGACGAGCTGTTAGCGGTCAGGAACGATGGAAGGGAGAAATAGTGGAAAAAGCCCTGCAAATTAGAGAATGGCTCTTGGATAAAAAAGGACTGGATATTGTGATCATGGTACCGGAGCACGATATACTGGTGGATAAATTCATGATAGTCACAGCCGGATCAGTCAATCAGATCGCCGCTCTGGCCGAACATCTCAAAGAAAAATGCCGAGGTCAGTATTTCCGTATGGATGGTGAACCTGAGTCTGAATGGGTAGTGGCGGATCTTTCAAATATTCTAGTTCACATTTTCAGTGAGAGAATGCGCAGAATCTACAACCTGGAAGAACTGGGAAAAGAAATCGAATAATTGCTCAATCTGGAAGAAGCAGCCGGGAGGAACTGGCGATGGATAATCAACTTGAAATTCTGAGGGAAGACCTGACTTCGTTTGACGGAATTGTATGGAAAAACGCCATTTCCAAGCTGGCCCAGATCGGCAGCGAAGAAGCCAAAGATATTCTTTTAAAGACCCTCAACGATGAACGGCCTGATGTGCGTTCATTCACCAAGAAAGCGCTTGAGAAGATCCAGCTCAAGGACTCGGAGTCTGACTTTCTAATCAAACTCAGGACAAAGATCATCAGTGCGGACGGCAAAGAAGTGAATGCCGCGGATTTCGAGCGCATCCTGGAAGGTACTCCGAACTATAAAAAAAGGATTCTCATGATCCAGGAGACCGCCAAGATCAAAGACAAAAAGGTTCTGCCGGTTCTGGTCAAGAATCTCGAAAAGGAAAAACATCCTTTTGTCGTTGCCACTCTCGTTAAAGCCATTGGCGCTTACAGCGACGAGCGCTTGATACCTTTATTGCAGCAATATCTCAAGCACAAGGACAACCGTGTACGGGCCAACACTATCGAGGGTCTGGAAGCCATCGGCTCGCAGAAGGTAGTGCCTGCCGTATTGAAGTGCCTTGACGACACTGACAACCGTGTGAAAGCTAATGCCATCAAATGTCTGAATCACTTCGGTGCTTCGGAGGTCAAGAATGCACTTGAAACCATGATCAATTCAGGCAATGAAGAATCTCTCAACAGTGCAATCTTTGCCCTGAGGGTGATCAGCGGACTGTTCGCAGTGGAGAAACTG comes from the Candidatus Wallbacteria bacterium genome and includes:
- a CDS encoding response regulator, which codes for MKKILLVDDEIHILNILKFNLAKKGYDVVTAGDGAKALEILAGLIPDLLIIDVMMPKMTGFDVCREMRKDQRLAEVPIVMLSAKSQKEDLARGEEVGVSAYLTKPFSPIALLNKVDELLAVRNDGREK
- the rsfS gene encoding ribosome silencing factor; the protein is MEKALQIREWLLDKKGLDIVIMVPEHDILVDKFMIVTAGSVNQIAALAEHLKEKCRGQYFRMDGEPESEWVVADLSNILVHIFSERMRRIYNLEELGKEIE
- a CDS encoding HEAT repeat domain-containing protein; the encoded protein is MDNQLEILREDLTSFDGIVWKNAISKLAQIGSEEAKDILLKTLNDERPDVRSFTKKALEKIQLKDSESDFLIKLRTKIISADGKEVNAADFERILEGTPNYKKRILMIQETAKIKDKKVLPVLVKNLEKEKHPFVVATLVKAIGAYSDERLIPLLQQYLKHKDNRVRANTIEGLEAIGSQKVVPAVLKCLDDTDNRVKANAIKCLNHFGASEVKNALETMINSGNEESLNSAIFALRVISGLFAVEKLKGILESNYSTRVRFRAKNAMLELVIDGNENAINMVNTDKIFLEELYLENLVGLKDKSFFRGREITWVGEVLYVVPEDELFLLKDSISHERFALLCPGTLIETEIVEVEGEIVDFIDNSLPVIKARKVAKLV